A genomic segment from Candidatus Viadribacter manganicus encodes:
- the pyrF gene encoding orotidine-5'-phosphate decarboxylase — protein MTTPFADRLIEGVRAKNTPLCVGLDPFPDKIPALFGNAVEDTSTVLKFGTAIIDIAHKHACVLKPQLGLFEQFGEMGYAVARMLCAYAKQEGMLVLLDAKRGDIGTTAEGYARATIGGPPGFGADAVTVNPYMGKDTLEPFITRAQAEGKGVAVLVRTSNPGAGDFQDLQVGGAPVWQRVAEMLAPECARLRGQSGWSGLMAVAGATYPEEARRLREAMPEALFLVPGYGAQGASAADAVAGFVQAGGPMREGGVVSSSRAVLYPQTAQAATNMADWRAAIGDAMAAAAAELRTACTS, from the coding sequence ATGACGACACCATTCGCCGACCGTTTGATCGAAGGCGTTCGCGCCAAGAACACACCACTCTGCGTTGGCCTCGACCCCTTCCCGGATAAAATCCCAGCGCTGTTCGGCAACGCCGTCGAAGACACCTCGACGGTTCTCAAATTCGGCACCGCCATTATCGACATCGCCCACAAGCATGCGTGCGTTTTGAAGCCCCAGCTTGGGTTGTTCGAGCAATTCGGCGAGATGGGCTACGCAGTGGCGCGGATGCTTTGCGCCTACGCCAAGCAAGAAGGCATGCTGGTACTGCTCGACGCCAAACGCGGCGACATCGGCACGACGGCGGAAGGCTATGCGCGCGCGACCATCGGCGGTCCACCAGGCTTTGGCGCAGATGCGGTGACAGTGAACCCCTACATGGGCAAGGACACGCTGGAGCCTTTCATCACGCGAGCGCAGGCCGAGGGCAAAGGCGTGGCTGTGCTCGTGCGCACGTCAAATCCAGGTGCTGGAGATTTTCAGGATCTGCAGGTCGGCGGCGCGCCGGTCTGGCAGCGCGTCGCGGAAATGCTGGCGCCGGAATGCGCGCGTTTACGCGGGCAGAGCGGCTGGTCAGGGTTGATGGCGGTCGCGGGCGCGACCTATCCCGAAGAGGCGCGTCGGCTGCGCGAAGCGATGCCAGAGGCGCTCTTTCTGGTGCCGGGCTACGGCGCTCAGGGCGCCAGCGCCGCGGATGCAGTGGCCGGTTTTGTCCAAGCTGGCGGACCGATGCGCGAAGGCGGCGTGGTGAGTTCGTCGCGGGCTGTCCTTTATCCCCAAACGGCCCAGGCGGCGACCAACATGGCCGACTGGCGGGCGGCAATCGGGGACGCCATGGCGGCGGCGGCGGCGGAACTTCGCACCGCCTGTACGTCCTGA
- a CDS encoding patatin-like phospholipase family protein: MSQKRKRISLALQGGGALGAYTWGALDRVLEDERVEITAISGSSAGAMCGVVLADGFEEGGADGARESLRAFWQGVARAGQTNPYRRTPMMAFLNSFMPGWAPESYLALWADVASRFASPYDFNPLNVNPLKEVLEELVDFERVRKCKGIQLFVGATNVETGRIRIFNNKDLTGDHIMASACLPQLFQAVVIDGAPYWDGGFTGNPALFPLFDVKSARDIVIVQINPVERSEAPRAPVEITARVNEITFNNSLLAELRAIDFVARLVDDNHLPKGRYRKMLIHNVSETQALTPLGLGVDLNTDLAFFDRLFETGRSAAERWLGEHFDALGERSTVDLAAMFRDAPKGGEAKPLR; the protein is encoded by the coding sequence GTGAGCCAAAAGCGCAAGCGTATTTCGCTCGCCCTCCAAGGTGGTGGCGCACTCGGCGCTTACACGTGGGGCGCGCTTGATCGCGTCTTGGAAGACGAGCGCGTTGAGATCACCGCAATCTCGGGCTCGTCCGCCGGCGCCATGTGCGGCGTCGTTCTCGCGGATGGGTTCGAAGAGGGCGGCGCCGATGGCGCGCGCGAAAGCCTGCGCGCATTTTGGCAGGGCGTAGCGCGCGCGGGGCAGACAAATCCGTACCGGCGCACGCCGATGATGGCGTTCTTGAATTCGTTCATGCCCGGCTGGGCGCCGGAGAGTTATCTGGCGCTCTGGGCCGACGTCGCGAGCCGCTTTGCCTCGCCCTACGATTTCAACCCGCTCAACGTGAACCCGCTGAAGGAGGTGCTTGAGGAACTGGTTGATTTCGAGCGCGTGCGAAAATGTAAAGGCATCCAGCTTTTTGTCGGCGCCACCAACGTCGAAACCGGTCGCATTCGCATCTTCAACAACAAGGATTTGACCGGCGATCACATCATGGCGTCGGCTTGCTTGCCCCAGCTCTTCCAAGCGGTTGTGATCGATGGTGCGCCGTATTGGGATGGCGGCTTCACCGGAAACCCGGCCTTGTTTCCGCTCTTCGATGTGAAATCAGCGCGCGACATCGTCATTGTTCAAATCAATCCGGTTGAACGTTCCGAGGCTCCGCGGGCGCCGGTCGAAATCACTGCACGAGTCAATGAAATCACGTTCAACAACAGCTTGCTCGCCGAACTGCGCGCAATCGATTTCGTGGCGCGTCTTGTTGACGACAACCACCTGCCGAAAGGGCGCTATCGCAAGATGCTCATTCACAACGTGAGCGAGACGCAGGCACTGACGCCGCTGGGGCTCGGCGTTGATCTGAATACAGATCTCGCCTTCTTCGACAGGCTTTTCGAGACGGGTCGCTCAGCCGCCGAACGGTGGCTTGGGGAGCATTTCGACGCCCTAGGAGAGCGTTCAACCGTTGATCTCGCAGCGATGTTTCGCGATGCGCCCAAGGGCGGCGAGGCCAAGCCGCTTCGCTAA
- a CDS encoding SDR family oxidoreductase, with product MAGRMAGKKVFITGAAQGLGAAMAKGVAAEGAKVSVSDVNSAGAEKVAAEINASYGEGTAFAFAHDVTNEEQWIAALEGANAAMGGISGLVNNAGISSREGSVEELSLEGFRRLMSVNVDSVFLGAKHGIKYLAKSQPGSIVNISSIAGLIANHTSPGYNASKAAVWLLSKNIALYCAKKGLDVRSNSIHPTFIDTPILDPIRNMFGKDEAEAKLGRQVPLGRIGKPEEIAAAAIYLLSDESRFITGSELKVDGGISAM from the coding sequence ATGGCCGGACGTATGGCAGGCAAAAAAGTATTCATCACCGGCGCGGCGCAAGGGCTTGGCGCGGCGATGGCGAAGGGCGTCGCCGCCGAAGGCGCGAAGGTGTCCGTAAGCGACGTCAACAGCGCCGGCGCCGAAAAGGTCGCCGCCGAGATCAACGCCTCGTATGGCGAAGGCACAGCGTTCGCGTTCGCGCACGACGTCACCAACGAAGAGCAATGGATTGCAGCTCTCGAAGGCGCCAACGCCGCGATGGGCGGCATTTCGGGGCTTGTGAACAATGCCGGCATCTCAAGCCGCGAAGGGAGCGTCGAGGAATTGTCGCTCGAAGGCTTCCGCCGCTTGATGAGCGTGAACGTCGATTCCGTTTTCCTAGGCGCCAAGCACGGCATCAAATATCTGGCGAAGAGCCAGCCGGGCTCGATCGTAAACATCAGCTCGATCGCCGGCCTGATCGCGAACCACACCTCCCCTGGCTACAACGCCTCCAAAGCGGCGGTGTGGCTACTCTCGAAGAACATCGCGCTCTATTGCGCAAAGAAGGGCTTGGACGTTCGTTCGAACTCGATCCACCCGACCTTCATCGACACACCGATCCTCGATCCGATCCGGAACATGTTCGGCAAGGACGAGGCAGAGGCGAAACTGGGGCGCCAAGTCCCGTTGGGACGGATCGGCAAGCCGGAAGAGATTGCCGCAGCCGCTATCTATCTCCTTTCAGACGAAAGCCGGTTCATCACGGGCTCGGAACTGAAAGTAGATGGCGGCATCTCAGCTATGTGA
- a CDS encoding Rieske (2Fe-2S) protein codes for MSFERGIVLAQLDALQDPGALVVVPHPDEPFASILLTRKGDRIAAFRNKCPHAGYPLQRSDGRVMVQEGRYIVCAAHGASFGIEDGRCAGGPCNNGDALERIAIVVRDGVVRVA; via the coding sequence GTGAGCTTCGAACGCGGCATCGTCCTCGCGCAACTCGATGCATTGCAAGATCCGGGCGCCCTCGTTGTTGTGCCGCATCCGGATGAGCCGTTTGCTTCGATCCTGCTCACACGCAAAGGCGATCGTATCGCAGCGTTTCGCAACAAGTGCCCGCACGCGGGCTATCCGCTGCAACGCTCGGATGGCCGCGTGATGGTGCAGGAGGGGCGGTACATTGTCTGCGCCGCACATGGCGCGAGCTTCGGCATCGAAGACGGACGCTGCGCCGGCGGCCCATGTAACAATGGCGACGCGCTGGAGCGCATCGCCATTGTTGTTCGCGACGGTGTTGTCCGCGTCGCTTAG
- a CDS encoding surface-adhesin E family protein — MRKLTALICLFTLAACGQPAAPQGGTPTAEAPAETTEAGTVEFGSTRNMPDWLLVLRTTEGGTVHFNQRTITRQNGLADIWLQVRYGHTQAWDASDESTERTIRFDVERMHYRFNCTDETFVIVERQIMGANEEVVARDEPQQIYRATPATGVARQMLPVACRGT; from the coding sequence ATGCGCAAGCTCACTGCACTCATCTGCCTCTTCACCCTGGCCGCCTGCGGCCAGCCAGCCGCGCCGCAAGGCGGGACGCCGACTGCCGAGGCTCCGGCAGAAACCACCGAGGCCGGTACGGTCGAGTTCGGCTCGACCCGGAACATGCCTGATTGGCTGCTGGTGTTGCGCACGACCGAAGGCGGCACCGTCCATTTCAACCAGCGCACCATCACCCGCCAGAACGGCCTCGCCGACATTTGGCTGCAAGTCCGCTACGGACACACGCAGGCCTGGGACGCGAGCGATGAGAGCACCGAGCGCACCATCCGCTTCGACGTTGAGCGCATGCACTATCGCTTCAATTGCACCGATGAAACGTTCGTCATCGTCGAGCGCCAGATCATGGGTGCGAATGAAGAAGTTGTCGCGCGCGATGAGCCGCAGCAAATTTATCGTGCGACACCGGCAACCGGCGTTGCACGCCAGATGCTGCCGGTCGCCTGCCGCGGGACTTAA
- a CDS encoding S1 family peptidase — protein MMRLIPDWLLYIVVITVVVFVLFRVDQRHDAPEALPDAPQTGSFLPPPSQYDPAVLVEVGPISSGMGSAFAISPDGWWLTARHVVDGCEAVGLIVSRGAAARVVDVKRALFADIALLKTDSAPTALAIDTSERSFQIGQRAFHIGFPQGRPGEAYSRLIGRETLIARGRYDIEEPVLAWAELGRTSGLRGSLAGISGGPALASNGQVIGITVAESARRGRIYTAAPSSILRLLRVEQVNAQGAPAERLTPDNYGQASDDMRRNLAVAQVVCVAPQDMPGT, from the coding sequence ATGATGCGACTGATCCCGGATTGGTTGCTCTACATCGTGGTGATCACGGTGGTGGTGTTCGTCCTTTTCCGGGTCGATCAGCGCCACGACGCCCCAGAAGCTTTGCCAGACGCGCCGCAGACAGGCTCGTTCCTGCCACCGCCGTCACAATACGATCCGGCAGTGCTGGTTGAAGTCGGACCGATCTCATCCGGGATGGGAAGCGCGTTCGCGATTTCTCCGGACGGTTGGTGGCTGACTGCGCGCCACGTCGTCGATGGTTGCGAAGCAGTTGGGCTCATCGTGTCGCGCGGCGCAGCTGCGCGCGTGGTGGACGTCAAGCGCGCGCTGTTCGCAGACATCGCGCTTTTGAAGACCGACAGCGCACCGACCGCTTTGGCGATTGACACATCGGAGCGAAGCTTTCAAATCGGTCAGCGCGCTTTTCACATCGGCTTTCCGCAGGGCCGACCCGGCGAAGCGTATTCACGCCTGATTGGCCGCGAAACCCTGATCGCGCGCGGCCGCTACGACATCGAAGAGCCGGTGCTGGCGTGGGCGGAATTGGGCCGCACATCTGGCCTTCGCGGCTCACTCGCGGGCATTAGCGGGGGTCCGGCGCTAGCTTCCAACGGACAGGTCATCGGCATCACAGTTGCTGAATCAGCGCGCCGGGGCCGTATCTACACGGCAGCGCCCTCTTCAATCTTGCGCCTGTTGCGCGTCGAGCAAGTGAATGCGCAAGGCGCGCCCGCCGAGCGGCTGACGCCAGACAATTACGGCCAAGCTTCAGACGACATGCGCCGCAATCTGGCGGTCGCGCAGGTTGTTTGCGTGGCGCCGCAGGATATGCCGGGGACATGA
- a CDS encoding 3-hydroxybutyrate dehydrogenase, with the protein MGERRAALVTGSSSGIGLGIATAFAKAGMDVTLNGLGDAAEIEKIRSGLERETGVTVRYDGANLMQPDACTGMIESAIGALGRLDVLVNNAGIQFVSPIEDFPVDKYNAIIALNLSSAFHTIRGAMRAMKAARYGRIINIASAHGHVASPFKSAYVAAKHGIIGLTKTVALEGATFNVRCNAISPGYVLTGLVESQIPDTMKARNMTREQVINDVLLAAQPTKEFVKVEQVASVALFLTTPAADEINGAALNVDGGWTAQ; encoded by the coding sequence ATGGGCGAACGAAGAGCAGCGCTGGTCACCGGTTCGAGCAGCGGCATCGGCCTGGGGATTGCCACGGCTTTCGCGAAGGCCGGCATGGATGTGACGCTCAACGGCTTGGGCGACGCGGCGGAAATCGAAAAGATCCGCTCAGGTCTTGAGCGCGAGACCGGTGTCACAGTTCGCTACGACGGCGCCAACCTTATGCAGCCGGATGCATGCACGGGCATGATTGAGAGCGCCATCGGCGCGCTCGGACGCCTTGATGTACTGGTCAACAATGCCGGCATCCAGTTCGTTTCGCCGATCGAAGACTTTCCGGTCGACAAATACAACGCGATTATCGCGCTCAATCTGTCGTCGGCCTTTCACACCATTCGCGGCGCTATGCGCGCGATGAAGGCGGCAAGATATGGCCGTATCATCAACATCGCGTCGGCGCACGGCCACGTCGCCTCGCCATTTAAGTCCGCTTACGTCGCTGCAAAGCATGGCATCATCGGTTTGACCAAAACCGTCGCGCTTGAAGGCGCGACCTTCAATGTCCGATGCAACGCCATCTCACCTGGCTATGTCCTGACAGGTTTGGTCGAGAGCCAAATCCCCGACACGATGAAGGCGCGCAACATGACGCGTGAGCAGGTGATCAACGATGTTCTGCTCGCTGCTCAGCCGACCAAGGAATTCGTGAAGGTCGAGCAGGTTGCGAGCGTTGCGCTCTTTCTCACCACGCCGGCCGCTGATGAAATCAACGGCGCCGCGCTCAACGTCGATGGTGGCTGGACCGCCCAGTGA
- a CDS encoding DUF2167 domain-containing protein has protein sequence MRKNLTRAMLAALALFIAVPAYADGPGDGGPNEAAPPVRAAPTTPPPAAPSTQPTAAPEGRSGVIPLGNDGLSLNVPASYRFYSAAEARAYLQRANQQAPSGEIYGLLARNGQDIRAPDTWATVVSYDAIGYVQPETASGLSDANFETSVRDARQTQSRRFEGFATAPSFNAEAPYVVWAERVAAPGGAGGKDLRYEQKIMGRNGVAGMTSIGSADQQPAIAAAATELRAMLSFPQGKRHADFQAASDTVSNYSVPGLVTGVPTAQAQTLVERDTKTGAGQTAFGGLSGYFPWIALGVIVLAGAGYLLMRRRDDDEEEYDEA, from the coding sequence ATGCGCAAGAACCTGACGCGCGCCATGCTGGCCGCGCTCGCGCTGTTTATCGCGGTGCCGGCTTACGCTGACGGACCGGGCGATGGCGGACCGAACGAAGCTGCGCCGCCCGTGCGGGCAGCGCCCACGACACCGCCCCCGGCGGCGCCGTCCACTCAGCCGACTGCGGCTCCCGAAGGACGCAGCGGCGTTATCCCGCTTGGCAATGATGGGCTCTCGCTCAATGTGCCGGCGAGCTATCGCTTCTATTCGGCGGCAGAGGCGCGCGCGTATCTGCAGCGCGCTAACCAACAAGCGCCGAGCGGCGAGATTTACGGCCTGCTCGCGCGCAATGGCCAAGACATCCGCGCGCCCGACACCTGGGCGACCGTCGTCAGCTATGACGCTATCGGCTACGTGCAGCCCGAAACGGCGTCAGGCCTCAGTGACGCGAATTTCGAAACCTCCGTGCGCGATGCGCGTCAAACCCAGAGCCGCCGCTTTGAGGGTTTCGCCACCGCGCCTTCGTTCAACGCCGAGGCGCCATACGTAGTGTGGGCTGAGCGCGTTGCGGCCCCGGGCGGCGCTGGCGGAAAGGATCTGCGCTACGAGCAAAAGATCATGGGTCGCAACGGCGTCGCCGGCATGACCTCGATCGGCAGCGCCGATCAGCAACCGGCAATCGCAGCAGCGGCGACTGAATTACGCGCGATGCTCTCGTTCCCGCAAGGCAAGCGTCACGCTGATTTCCAAGCTGCATCCGACACGGTCTCAAACTATTCGGTGCCGGGGTTGGTGACGGGCGTGCCAACGGCGCAAGCGCAAACGCTGGTTGAACGAGACACCAAGACCGGCGCTGGTCAGACTGCTTTTGGCGGACTTTCTGGCTATTTTCCATGGATCGCGCTCGGCGTGATCGTGCTGGCGGGTGCAGGCTATCTGCTCATGCGCCGCCGCGATGATGACGAAGAAGAGTACGACGAAGCCTAA
- a CDS encoding DUF350 domain-containing protein codes for MDLNAPLNAFVAGFPDFIIQLGVALGLFVASLIIYTVMTPHKELALIRAGNPSASLAYGGVIVGLGIPLGSCLAHSFGLFDLLIWGVVTLLIQLLAFRFADIFLRGLPRRIAEGDVAAAIFLMSIKIGIALIVAGAVADPNVQLFRAG; via the coding sequence ATGGATTTAAACGCGCCTCTTAATGCATTTGTGGCCGGGTTTCCGGATTTCATCATCCAACTCGGCGTAGCGCTCGGACTCTTCGTCGCCTCTTTGATCATCTACACGGTGATGACGCCACATAAAGAATTGGCGCTGATCCGCGCAGGCAACCCGTCCGCATCGCTTGCCTATGGCGGCGTCATCGTCGGCCTGGGAATTCCTCTAGGATCATGCCTGGCGCACTCGTTCGGGTTGTTTGACCTGCTGATCTGGGGGGTGGTGACACTGCTGATCCAACTGCTGGCGTTCCGCTTTGCCGACATCTTCCTGCGCGGATTGCCGCGCCGCATCGCCGAGGGCGACGTCGCAGCGGCGATCTTCCTGATGAGTATAAAAATCGGCATCGCGCTGATCGTGGCCGGCGCGGTTGCCGATCCTAACGTACAGCTGTTCCGGGCTGGCTAG